Within the Amaranthus tricolor cultivar Red isolate AtriRed21 chromosome 15, ASM2621246v1, whole genome shotgun sequence genome, the region CTTGACATGTTTCCTAATAATTGTATAAATTATGTTAGTTTGTCCAAAATTAACCGCAACAACCCCTCTCAATGAAATACGGGTATGAAttgtttgttatttttcttcattCGGACCCTATTTTCAAGTaggatattgggttgatgatgatgatgatttgtcTAACTATCATACTCCATAGCTACCCACTTTTCTTTCCCCTCCACGCACATAAAAATGTACACCAAGACCTTAGTATTCTAACAAACTTATTCGGTCAGAAAGATGTGTAGAAGAAAATTGTACACCAAGACCATAGCTACCATCTATTTATACCttaataagctaaaattgtacAAAAAGTTATCTGCGAAACACCCCAAAATCCATGATGTCGAGTTTTGTTGCATCCAAATATGGTGTTTTTATAACATGAAGGAAAAGGAAGATACTACTAAGACATACTAGAATATCTAATATCTAATATCTAATATCTAATACCTTGTATTCTTCTCTTGATTCCACCATGAAGTATTCGATTGCTGCTTGTCaacatccatgaagaatgagaaAGACTGCAGGTCATACTTGGGTAGTGTTGTTACAAGTTTGCACAACTGTCATCCTGGTGCTTCTTTTATGGTGTTCAACTTCCGAGAAGCTGATCAAATCAGCTTACTGTCGGACATACTAATCGACTATGATATGGCGGTAGTGGATTACCCTCGTCACTATGAGGGCTATCCTATCCTTCCATTGGAGATGATTCATTACTTTTTAAGATCTAGCGACAGCTGGTTATCTTTAGAAGGTCACAAAAATGTCATCCTAATGCATTGTGAAGAAGGCGGTTGGCCTGTTCTTGCATTCATGCTAGCAGGTCTCCTTCTTGACAGGAAAAAGTATAGTGGAGAACAGAAGACTTTGGAAATGGTGTATAAACAAGCTCCGAAAGAGCTTAGCTCTGCTTTGTCCCCAATAAACCCTAGAGCTTCTAAGTTAAGATATCTTCGGTACATAACAGGAAGAGATATAGCTTCTGAATGGCCTCCATCAGATTCACCTGTGATTGTGGACTATATTCTGCTGAGGAATCTTCCATTATTTAGTGGCGGTAAAGGTTGCAGGCCTGTGGTTCAAATATATGGACAGAATCCTTCGGCTAAGGCAAATAGAACTGCACTTCTTTTGTTTTCATCTTTAACAGCAGATGAACCTGCTTTGATGTATTCGAAGGTGAATTCATGTCTTCATTCTCTTTAGCAAGTCATTCTTAACCCGAGGGTCTTATTGGCCGCAACCTCCTTATCTttttgataagggtatggtGTGTCGTCATCCAACCCTACCCTAAAACATCATCATAGTTTCTATGAACTCTAAAGAAGTTGAATCTTATTCTTTCAAGTACAGTATTTTTGAGAAGTTGTTTGATGCGCAAGTGCAGGAAGAATGTGCATTCGTTAAATTAGAGCTTCGATGTCAAGTTCAAGGCGATGTCTTCCTTGAATGTATCCACTTGGGTGATGATCTAGTAACAGAAGAGATGATATTCAAAGTCATGTTTCACACAGGATTTGTTCAATCAAACATATTGGCTCTAAACTCTGATGATATAGATGCTCCCTGGAACACAAAGATCCCGAAAGAATTCAAGGCAGAGGTAATTTACTGATTAAACAGAATGTGTGCGTATACATGAGTGATCTTGATCCAACTCAAATGCTCTTCTTGATGTCAGGTTCTCTTCCAAGACATGAATGAAGTCCCGAAAAATATAACATTGGAATTAGGGAAAGAGGAAGAATCACATGATTCCGATAGTGAATTCTTCGAGGTAGAAGAGATTTTTGATCCTATGTCTGAGAGCGTAGAAAAGAAGGATATTGGACCGGAAACTGTTCAAGAGGTGATTTTACCTGGTGACAACAACAAAGACTATACTTTGCGCAATGGGTCTCCCAGATGGGATTTGGAAACTGATGAAAGTGAAGCTGTTTCTCCTGATATAGGCAATTACAAACAAGCTAAATCAGAAGCAGAATCTGATTTAGCGAGTGCTTCATCAACGAACATAGTTGTGGTTGATTCATGTGGAGGTGAAATACAAGATGTGAAAGTGGAAATCGATCCAAAACCAGTTGTTATTTCAGGTCCTGCTAAACCAAAACAGAACAAGAAGAGCAAATGGCAAGAAATTACATCGAAGACTATTAAGCAACAAAGGGTGATTTCTCAGTGGGTGCCTCGAGCAAAAACACCACCAACTATCGAGTCTAGCAAGCCAAAAGCGCCAGTATATAAGTGGGTTCCTAAAGGACCGGCTACACCTTCAAGCGCTGCATCCGGTGAAGAATAAGACAGATGTTGCCATTACGGGTCTTTTGTGAGAACTGAGAGTTTTACCGTCTACCCCAGCTAAGCTGATGGGAGCAAATACCAGAAGGCAGAAGCCGTAAGAGCTATACTGAGAAAAAGTACCGTTTTAAGGTACTTTAGatgtaccaaataattttttgtgTAGTACATTGCATATTATGCATTATAAGTTTGTATTTTTAGATATAACTCGTATTTCTCCAACATTTTGAACGTCATAAGCAGCTATTTCTTTTTtgtcttatatttttattattatagtaagTTTCCGTCGAAATTTCCTGACCAGTTGTAAAATACCCAAGGCAAAGCTACTAAACTAAGGATCTAAATGCACAAATGTGGAGTCTATTCATAAATCACAATCTTCTTGGATCATTATAATTGATCAAGTCATCCATTATTGTACAGTTCACATTTAACTTACTCTTACATTTCCAAAGCTTTAGTGACAACAAATACTTAGGTTAAGCTAAATCAGAGAATGTATTCACTCGGTCTAAATCAATTTGCTATATTCAAAGTATTCTATTGAAGGGAGAGTCGAAGAGGTGCGGTCCATAAGGTAGGTTAGCTTTTCTCTCACGTGCATGGGCAAGGAAAAAATGTAACAAGTTGGCTAAGACTAAGACAACCAAATCAAAGTGTACTAAACTGATTGGTGCAGAGGAGTATTGAATATTGCAGACAATACTCAAAACAAGTATGTTTTAGGCTTTTGGACTTTCAGCTCTGAGTTCAAAATAAGCTCTTTGTTTAATATACCCTCAGAAATTGACTTATACTGTTAAGTGAAACACGCTTTAACACTTCTAAAGAATGAAGCAGATCCCTGATAGAACTCAAGTTCaacaattgaaaacaaaatttgtGGATGGCCGCATCAGGggatcatcactataaaaactgagaaacaagaaaaagaaaaggcaaCTGAGACCATTACAAAGACAGCATACCAGTGTCCTAAGAGAGGTTAAAAATCTGTACAGGCCAAGCTCGCTTTTGATGATCATGACTGATAGCTGAAGTTTCCACTGATATGTCGATGGCTCGGTGCTCTAATGCACGTGCTATACTAATGCGTAACTCGATCATAAAGGCTGGGCAGGAATCAGTTCCTACGGAGTCTGATCTGTTTCCATCGAGTTTTTCAGATCCAAGTGCAATGGGTTCATTAAAAGTAAGAACTGTCTGCGACCAATGTGTCTTTTCTGTGTAAGGAGATGTGGATAAGTTGGCTGGCATTTCTTTGCAAAATCTGCTAGTAAAACCAGTATCAAACCATAGAACAACTCCATGACACCATGTCGATGCAGATTTTGTGTCACTACCGGACTTTGGAATCAACTCAATGCTAGAAGTAAAATCCATGTCCTCAATTTTCATAGTAGCCAAATCGAAGTTCTGCAAAGAAAGAAATTGAATCTATCAGAGAAAAAATCACCATCATATTCCACTCGAGCTTGACTATCATACACCCAGCTGCAATGTACAGCCAACGGTGTATTTTGCTTATTTGGAATAGATTGTCCAAATGAGTAAAAAAAAACAAGCTTTAGCGCACAGTATAGTCAACATAATGAGAAGCAGAAATAAATCACAAAGTTGAGCGTTAGACAGTCACACAAATGAGAGCTTTAATTTAGCGGATAGGCAAATACCCTTCGTCGAATGACAActagtaaattataatttatcttgAGAAAGTATCAGATTTACAGGTTTTTTAAAGATTGCAAAAGGGTCATAATAATACTCCATAATTTGGGTCTCTTAGAGATTTTGGGTAGATTATAACTAATAAGTTTCAGAGACAGCTATAGCAACGACCATCACCAATCACCCTGTCTCACACAAGACCTAAGGGGGTGTATGGCACAAGGGAATAAGACTTGTGAGACTTTGATATGAGACTTTTATGATGAGACTTTTAAGATAAAAATGTCTTATCCTTTGTTTGTCATGTTAGGGACTTGGATGAAAGATATAAGAATGAAAGTTCCCCCAAGACATTTTTCTTGGAGACTTTGTCATTTTTTAATCCTATTCCCTATTCTCATTCCCTTTAAACAAAGAAAAACTTGGACTTTTTTTAGGCGAAAGTCTCATTCCCTCCTTGAAATCCCATGTGCCAAACATAGCTTAAAGGAACTCAAAGAAAAAACAATGTGATGAACCATGTAGCAAATTGCCACACAGAAAGGGAGTTGAGCCTAAAATGTTTTATAAAAGGGAGTTGAGCCTAAAAATGTTTTATAATATTGAGTTCATAATCCAAAGACAAAAATTTTCAACTTCGAGCCATCATTTGCCACTCTTCCATAAACCCCCTGCCAAGCCCCAAAATGGTCGTTTACTACCTTGGTGCAAAGATAGGGTACCTAATCTCTAGAAAATAGTGCTTATTACTTTGCACATTATAGAAGGCCATAGAGAGCCTACCTCCAAATCTCCATttgaaaaaatgaattttatttgagtCCCTCTACTTAACGTCAGAAGTCAGGAAGTTTTTTATCTGCACTACCAATTACTTTTTGCAAGCAGAAGAAAACGAGAGCTCACCTTTAATACTGCAGTATCAGTCACTATATCATGACTATCTACAACATCAACTATAGGAAGTTCAGCAGCATCTTTAACAAGTTCCTTGCCGACAGAAGACATGTCAAAACCATACACGTTTTCCCAAAACGGGAGACTAGTATTACCCCTTCCAAAACCAGCAGCAAACTGGAAAAAAGCAACATATATACTAAGGTTCTACAGAATTAGTAAATAAAAGAATTAATCAtaccaaaaaaagaaaagaaaaaaaaagaaaaaaaaaaaaaaaactatgcaAGTAGCATAGGATCCAAAAGAGGTTGCAGAAAAGTGATTCCATAATTATGAGCCATAATCCCTGATCAGTCAATCCATAATGTAATATGTCAAGTGCATCCCTAAATGAAATTAGAACAAGCAATGCATGAACAATTTAGTTCTCACATTTTCAAACAAAAGTAACcaatgatgaaaaaaaagaaatagaaggGGGGTGGGGGGGAAGCAACAGAATCAAAGTGATCATCAACGATTCAATTTACATGCTATAATGATGAAATTCAGCAGACGAATAGTTcaataaaactttaaaaatatcatttgaaAAATTCATTCAGAAACTATTTCTATGATGGCACTGCAAAATATTGATAAATAAAGTATCGCATAGCACTGTACTAACATGGTATCTCACCAAAAATTcccaaaagataaaaatattcAGCTTACCATCGTTGCAGTATCTGGCAGAATTGCGCCACCAGGCTTTAGCCATCTATCTCTGGCAAAGAGGACAGAGCTGAGCATTGATTCATAAAGCAAACAGTAGCCCATCCATTCACTCAGCAGGACATCTAAACTGTGGGGTTTAATAGATATTGACTTCTCCAAATCCTCGATCATACCATGTACAACTTCAACCACAGCAGTATTCTTCTTATTACCTTTGCAAGTACTCTCACTCCATAAAAGGCCATTGTCTTTTGCAATCTAGAAATACACACAAAACATCattcaagaaaaatatttatgaatgaAGTTGAGATTGAAGTTGGTAAAATTTGATAGCAAGATTTAAGTGAAGCTAGCAAAATATAAGAACTGAAGCTAGCAGACTAAGAATACCTGAGTGGCCACAGCAACCATCTTCTGACTTCCATCTACTGCAATAACTCTTGATGCCCCTGCTTGGGCTGCAAAAAGACTAGGAGAAATAGCAtttaagaataagaaaaaagatTTTGATAATGCATCCTAATCTATTTAAACCAAGATAACCCAGGTTCGGTgttcattctatttttccatgAAACCCTGAGTTTAACTAAAGCTATGTTCCCTTGTATAAACTTAAAGCTAAATTCAATTGTAAATGAATTTGTTGACCTGTAAACTTTCTATATTTTCTTTAAGTGCACCATTTGATTAAGGTACATAAAATATGGAATGATGAGACTATGATAGAGAATTAAAGGTCACCTAAATGCCTGAGAATATGGTTCCAGGATGGGTGTAATGCTTATGCAACCATGTGTAACTGTAATGAACTAGCATATGGGAGGGGTACTATGAAAGAGCAATGGCGAATTAGCATTATAATTTAGTTAGGATATTGTCTGTAGAAGACATTAGAAACATAAAAGACAtggaaatgaaaagaaaatttacataaataagggAAGAGTTGAGAGAGAATTATATGATATTTAGCAGTTGTTAATTGCAATTAGAGGAAATGGCGAAGTTGGGCCATGTGGCAGTAAAATGAAGTTAAAGATAGTATTATGGAACATAAAGgttaaatgaaaatataaataaaaattgatagttGACTTTTTTGAGGTATGCTTCTCTCCCAAGCTAAGAATCTCAAACAAAAATTCCCACATAATTCTCTCCTCTTCCCTTTATACTAcgtttttcttttcatttcctTTTCCTTTCTCTATCATTTAATGTCTTCTACAAATTATATCCTAATTGAATATAATCCTCTTCCCATAGTCAGCCTCTCATATGTCGATTCATTACACAATCGTGT harbors:
- the LOC130800656 gene encoding probable protein arginine N-methyltransferase 3, which produces MALSRGKPYNLQDSGSDIDEDEDNEFEPDQGWDDWNDDNNDDEESEFKCLFCDINFSSCESLFHHCSSIHYFDFPQIKKCLNLDFYGCFRLVNYIRVMVANKTCWSCGHQCSSIQELLSHLHVSNISEELKLMWDDDKFLQPFMEGDSLLYSFDQDGDFDEDECMASVDEEELAQIMGDAHNICFDDDMKVDADASGTLASSTEALKVLDCSSIAGSSSAAVVNGVDIACDFSDKTKKDKSLRLSFGRVAASEIKKVNENYFGSYSSFGIHREMLSDKVRMEAYSQAILKNPSLFCGAVVMDVGCGTGILSLFAAQAGASRVIAVDGSQKMVAVATQIAKDNGLLWSESTCKGNKKNTAVVEVVHGMIEDLEKSISIKPHSLDVLLSEWMGYCLLYESMLSSVLFARDRWLKPGGAILPDTATMFAAGFGRGNTSLPFWENVYGFDMSSVGKELVKDAAELPIVDVVDSHDIVTDTAVLKNFDLATMKIEDMDFTSSIELIPKSGSDTKSASTWCHGVVLWFDTGFTSRFCKEMPANLSTSPYTEKTHWSQTVLTFNEPIALGSEKLDGNRSDSVGTDSCPAFMIELRISIARALEHRAIDISVETSAISHDHQKRAWPVQIFNLS
- the LOC130800657 gene encoding formin-like protein 20, whose product is MSLFRRSFSRKLPDHLLEISQRIYVFDCCLSTSMKNEKDCRSYLGSVVTSLHNCHPGASFMVFNFREADQISLLSDILIDYDMAVVDYPRHYEGYPILPLEMIHYFLRSSDSWLSLEGHKNVILMHCEEGGWPVLAFMLAGLLLDRKKYSGEQKTLEMVYKQAPKELSSALSPINPRASKLRYLRYITGRDIASEWPPSDSPVIVDYILLRNLPLFSGGKGCRPVVQIYGQNPSAKANRTALLLFSSLTADEPALMYSKEECAFVKLELRCQVQGDVFLECIHLGDDLVTEEMIFKVMFHTGFVQSNILALNSDDIDAPWNTKIPKEFKAEVLFQDMNEVPKNITLELGKEEESHDSDSEFFEVEEIFDPMSESVEKKDIGPETVQEVILPGDNNKDYTLRNGSPRWDLETDESEAVSPDIGNYKQAKSEAESDLASASSTNIVVVDSCGGEIQDVKVEIDPKPVVISGPAKPKQNKKSKWQEITSKTIKQQRVISQWVPRAKTPPTIESSKPKAPVYKWVPKGPATPSSAASGEE